From the genome of Desulfovibrio sp. X2:
TCTGCTTGCGCACGGTGGAGAGGTCCCGGATCATCTCGTCGGTCTGCCCGGCGAGCGTGGTGTACTCGTCCACCTTGGCCTGGGCCAGGCCGACGTCCTTCTTCAGGGCCACCAGCCTCGGATGGGCCTGGGCGTGCTTCTGGGCCTGGTCGAGGAAGGCGTGCACGTCGTTCAGATGCTTGCTGCCCTCCACCCAGTAGTCGTGATTCTCGCTCAGGCTGTAGGAGCGCATGGCGAGCATGGCCTGCAGCGAGGAGCGCTCCACGTTGTTGGCGATGGCCACCTCGGGCACGAACTCCTGGGCGAGCCGTCCACTGTTTCGGCTCACGGCGGTCATGTTGTACACGGCCAGCACGCCGAGGCCGCAGCTGAGCAGGATAAGCAGCCCGAATCCCAGTCCGAGCTTCACCCCGAGCTTCACATCCTTGAGCATGTCACTTCTCCATGGTGTAAAAGGCGCCGCCCCCCCGGGAGCCGGCATTCGCGGAGCGCAGGAATCGCGCCCCGGGGGAGGAACGCGATTCTTGCGGGAAAAACTACTGTTGCGTTTCGGATCAAGACGTGAACATCTTTACCTAAAGATTGCAGCAAGAAAGCTGCGGACACTCGCCCCCCCGTGTCGATTACCGGAAGATACATGAAAACCCCTCTGCAATTCAAGCCTGCATTGCGTCGATGCAACACTTAGGCCTTCAACGACACCCCTGCATAAAGCACGAACCGTAACGAAACCATCGACACGCCATTATAGGCGGCGACACAGGAGCGTCCGCGTCGAAACGGCCGTCATGCGCTTCTCGAGACGTCTCCGGCCGTGTGCGTCTTCCTTTGCCCCGTGCGCGCGCCCATGACCAGGGGGGCCTCCAGAACGTCGGCTTCCCGGCCCCTTGCGCGCCGGTCCCGCGGCTAGGCAGGCCGGGGGAGCCGCACGGTCAGCGTCGTGCCTTCGGCCTCCGAGCTCGTGAAGGAGAGAGAGCCGTGCTGGACCTCGGCCATGAGGCGGGCGGAATAGGCGCCGAGTCCCGTGCCGTTCGGCTTGCCGTGCGTGGCGTACTTCTGCGCGAAGCGGGGGAGGATGGTTTCCGCGATGGCGCCCGCGTTGTGGATGGAGATCACGGCCTCGCTTCCTTCGGCGGCAAGGGCGACGGTCACCTTCCTGTGGCGCGGCGAGGCCTCGATGGCGTTCTTGATCAGGTTGGCGAGCATGGAGGAACAGAGCAGGTCCTCGCCCAGGGCCGCGAAGCGCTCGCCCTTTTCGGGCGCACGGCCCTCGACCAGCACGCCCAGGCTCACGTTCCTGGCCGAGGCCTGGACGTTCACCTCCCACAGCACGCGCTCGAGCACGGCCAGGAGGTCGATCTCCTCGGACTTCAGGACGTAGGTGCCCTGCTCCATCTTGAAGAGGTCCAGGGAGAGGTTGACCATTTCGAGCATGCGGAAGCCTGCCTGCCGGATGCGCTCCAGGTCGTCGCGCTGCTCCGGGGTCAGGTCGCCCTCCTCGGCGATGATCGCGGGGTAGGAGATGACCGCGCCCAGCGGGCTCTTCAGGTCGTGGCGGGCGATGCGCTCCACCTCCTGGCGCAGCTCCTCAGCGGCCTTGCGCGCCGTGATGTCGTCCACCACCCAGATCATGCCGCGCGAAAGGTTCGAGCGGTCCAGGGCCCGGCCCCATATCTGGCACCAGACCTGGGAGCCGTCGCGCCGCCGCATCTCGCACTCGCCCTGGAACTGCCCCTTCTCGACCATGTGGCGCGTGAGCTCGTCGCGAAACGCCAGAAAGCACTCGAGGTTCGGGTGCAGCAGGGAGACGTCCCTGCCCTCGAGGTCGTCCGGCTGGTAGCCGAAGATGTCCCCGAGCCGGGAATTGGCCCGGCGGATGAGGTATTCCTCGCCCACGAGCATGACGCCCACCTGGCTGTTCTCGAAGATCGTCTCGAGCTCGGCCAGGGCGTCGCCCAGGCGGCGCTGGGCCTCCACCAGGGGGGTGATGTCGCGGCACACGGCCTGGATGACCCCGGGCGTGCCCGGGACCTCGGAGACGCCCGCGTCCACGCGCAGGGTGGTGCCGTCCGGCCGCTTCATGTCGAAGCGGAAGCGGGCCCTGCCGCCCCCGCGCACGCTGTGCAGGACGTTCTCGATGCGCACGCAGGCCGCGGGCGAGCAGAGATCCGTGAAAGGCCTGCCCACGAGGCTGCCCGGCGCCGCGCCCATGAGCGTGTGGCCCACGGCGTTGGCCTCGCGGATGCGGCCGTCCTGGTCCAGGAGATAGATGGCGTCGACCGAGCCCTCGAACAGGGAACGGAAGCGGGCCTCGCTCGCGCGCAGCTGATCCTCGGCCCTCTTGTGCGCCGTGATGTCGCTGATGACCCCTTCCTGGTAGAGCACGGCGCCCTTCTCGTCGCGCACGATGATCTTGTCCGAGCGCACCCAGACGATGCTGCCGTCCTTGCGCTTCCAGCGCATCTCGCGCGAGATGGTCTCGGGAGAGGCGAGGGAGCGGGCCATGTGCTCGTGCCGTTCCTCGGGATCGGCGTACACGTCGCGGGCCATGTCCTTGACCAGGGCCAGCATCTCGTCCGAGTTCTCGTAGCCGAGGATGGCCGCCAGCCCCTCGCTGGCGCAGAGCAGCCTGCCCTCCACGGTGGTGCGGAAGAGTCCGAAGAGGCTGCTGCCGAGCACCGCGGGCCAGGAGGCATCGCAACACTGGGCGCAGGTGAAGGGAGAGACCAGCTCCGCTCCGCACTCGCGGCCGCAGGCCCGGGTTCCTGGGCGGGAAGGTTCGGGGGGCCGTATGATCTTGCTGTCGTGACTCATGAGCTGCACCTTTGGTGTAAGGCTAGCCCAGCCGAGGCGGAAAGGGGACTATTTTTTCCCGGCAGTGCCGGTAGACTCGCCGTTTTCGCCCGCATCCTTCCCGCCGTCCGCCCGGCCGCCTCCGAAGCGGCGCTGCCAGTACTCGTTGAGCCTCGTCGCGTCGAGCATCCTGGCCGTCTCCTCGGCCACGCGGCGCACGTCGAAGCCCTCGTGCTCGGCCTCGCGCACGGCCAGCACCCAGCAGCCCGAGGCGTCCCGGCCGAGATAGAGGCTGCGCTTCACCGCGGGGTGGTGCTCCGTGAGCATGCGCGCGCCCGAGGGGCCGAAGAAGAGGGCCGCGGTGTCCGCCTCGTCCTCGCGCCAGGCGTAGAGGATCTCGTCCGGCCGCTCGGGCAGCTCGCCCAGCGTCTTGGCCGTCCAGGCGCAGGCGTCGAAGATGTCTTTCAGCCGCTTCGGAGGGTGCATGGTCAGGCCTCCCCGTCGTCGTTTCCCAGAATGCGCTTCAGATAGGCGCCCACCTTCTCGCCGTCGAAGACGATGGTCGATTCCTCGGCCACACGGCGCACGTCGTAGCCCGCGTGCTCCACCTCGCGCACGGCCAGGGCCCAGGCGCCCTTGGCGTCCGGGCCGAGGTAGAGGCTGCGCCGCACCGAGGGGTGGCGCTCGGTGAGCGTGCGCGCCCCGGCCGGTCCGAAGAAGAGCTCGGCCATGCCCGCCTCCTCCTCGCGCCAGATGTAGAGGATCTCGTCCTCGCGCTCCGGCAGGGAGCCCAGCGTCTTGGCGGTCCAGGCGCAGCGCTCGAAGAGGGCGAGCAGCTTTTTGGGCGGGCGGCAGGATGCGGGATCGGCCCCGGCCTTCGCGACGCCCTGCCCGGCGCGGGCCAGGATCGCCTCGGCCGCGGCGCGCACGGCCCCGGCCGCGGCCTCGGCGTACTCGCGCTTCTCGCGCGCGAGGCCGGGCAGCACGGCGATCACCTCGTCGGCCGAAAGCGCGGCGGCCTCGGCCGGGGTGCGGCCGAGCGCCAGCTCGCAGGCCGCGTCGCCCGCGGCCATGTAGGGACCGCAGCCGTTGGTCCAAAAGCGCGCGGCAGCGATGCGGCCCGCATCCCCGCCCTGGCCCGCCAGGGCCAGCTGCACGCTCATGCTCCGTCCGCCCCGACGCGCCTCGCCCACGCCGTCAGGCAGGGGCAGCTCGCCCAGGAAGCGGGGATGCGCGAAGCGCTCCACCACCTCGCGGCCGAAGCGCGCCTCGTGGGCCGCGTCCATTTGCGCCTGCAGGCGCGCGGCCAGGGCGTCGGGCCCGAGGCCCTCCTCGTGGACGTCCTCTGGGGAGTCGGAAGAATCGGACGAGATCATGGTTCCTCCCGCGGTTCTTCCCCGGACGGGACGCCCGAGAAGGCCTGGCGCAGGGCGGCGCGCACGCACTCCCGAAGCTCCGCCGTGGACAGCCCGGGGATGGCGATGGCCTCCTTGGGGCAGGTGCCCTGGCAGGCCCCGCAGCCGGAGCAGGCGCGCTCGGCCACGCTGACCGTGCGCCGTCCCGGGCGATGGGGATGGGCAACGACCTTGAGGCAGGACTTGGGGCAGATGTCCACGCAGAACGCGCAGCCGTCGCAGACGCTCTCGTCCACCCGCGCGACGGCCCCGCGCCCGGCGAAGCGCTCCTCGTTCTCGAAGTCCCTGGCGATGAGGCGCATGGCAACCTCCCTGGGCATGGTCAGCGGATCGTGCACCGTCCGTCAGGCCGAAAGGCAGAGCTCCTTGACCTTGGCCGCGACCCTGGGCAGGGCGGCCTCCATCTCGGGCGAGAGCCCCTCCTCGATCTCGTCGGGGATGAAGCCCGTCTGCACGACCACGATGCGCACCTCCATGCCGGTGTTGAGCTTCAGATCCTTCAGGAGGTTCACCGTGGGGAACATGTGCAGCGAGAAGTCGTTGACCCTTTTGGGGTCCATCTCGTCCACGTCGATCTCCCAGAACTCGCCGGGCTTCTTGCCCTCCTGGGTGGTGGCGTCCACCACGATGACCCGCTTGGGCGGCGTGGGGGCGTGGATGAGGTCGAAGAGCAGCGTGCGGATGGAGGTGCCCACGTCGAGCAGGCCGACGTCGCTCGGGATCTCCGGGTCCTGCTCGAGCATCTCCACGACCTTGGGGCCCGCGGCGTCGTCGCCGATGAGGATGTTGCCGCAACCGAACACGAGCACCCGAGAGGTGAACATCTTGGACCAGTCCATCTTGCTTCCGTGGCCTCCGTGGAAAAATGGCGCGGGAGTCCCCGCTTCTGACACACTCTAGAACGAAAAAGCGGGGCCGTCACCGGGACGGCCCCGCCGGGGCCCCGGTCCGGCCGTGGTGAACCACGAACGGACCGGGCGCCTCCTCTACTTGCTCATCGTCTCGATCACCTGGCCGTCGGCGTCGATGATCTTCACTTCCATGGCCATACCGCCATCCAGGCGGTGCGTGGCGCAGGACATTCACGGGTCGTAGGCACGAACCGCCATCTCGATCATGTTCAGGACGCCCTGGTCGTACTTGCCGTCCTTGATGACGGCCTTGGCGGCCTGCTTGATCGACAGGTTCATGCCCGCATTGTTGTGGGTGGTGCCGACGATGAGGTTGGCCATCTTCACGCAGCCGTTCTCGTCGGTCTTGTAGTGGTGGATGAGGGTGCCGCGCGGCGCTTCCACGCAGCCCACGCCCTCGCCCGCCCTGGGCTCGATGTTCTTGGCGCGGATCTCGCGGCCCGTGATCTCGGGGTCGTTCAGGAGCTCCTCGGCGCGCTCGCAGCACTGCACGAGCTCGATGAGCCGCGCCCAGTGGTAGAGCAGCGTCAGGTGCGCCGGACGGCCGAACTCCTTGCGGAAGATCTCGAGCTCCTTTTGCGCCTCGGGGGTGGCCATCTGGTCGCAGACGTTGATGCGCGCCAGACAGTTGGAGCGGTACACGCCCACCGGATCGTTCTCGTCGAGTTTGATCCCGCCCGCCTTCTTTATGTAGGGGAACTTGAGGTAGGTCCACGGCTCGACGTGCTCGGCGATGTAGTCCGCGTACTTGTCGTACGTGAACTGGTCGTACGTGCCGTCGATGTTCATGAGCCTCAGTTCGCCGTCGTACAGTTCGAGCGCGCCGTTCTTCGGGTTCACCGTTCCGATGTAGCCCGAGGGGAACACGCCGAGCATCTTCACCGCGTCGATGTACTTGGGGAAGACGTTCTCGCGCGCGAACTTGATGGTGAACATGCAGAAGTCCTTGGCCTCCTTGACGACGGCCAAAAGCTCCTTGCGCTCGTCCTCCAGCATGGGCTTGGAGTAGCCGCCGACCACCGCCGCGATGGGGTGGATGACCTTGCCGGCGAACTTCTCGAGCGCCATCTGGGTCTTGTAGCGCATGTGCACGACCTGCTTGGCCAGATCGGGCACCGCGCCCACCACGCCGACCACGTTGCGCACGGAATAGTCGGCGTCCGGGCCGATCACGAAGTCGGGAGCGGCCAGGAAGTAGAAGTGCAGGATCTTGTCCGGGATGTAGGCCAGCATCTGGCACAGCTCGCGGAGCTTTTTGCCCGTGGGCGGCACGACCGCGCCGAGGCAGGCGTCCGCGGCCTTGTTGGAGGCCAGGTGGTGCTGCCAGGGGCAGATGCCGCAGATGCGGTTGACGATGCGGGGCACCTCCTCCACGGGACGGCCCACGACGAATTTCTCGAAGCCTCTGAGGGACATGACCTGCATCCGCGCGTCGGCCACGTTGCCGTTGGCGTCGAGCTTGATCTCGAAGCCGGCATGGCCCTCGATGCGCGTGATGGGGGCCACCCTCAGGGTCTTGGCGGCCTGAACTTCACTCATATGATCGCCTCCTGGGGTCCTGCCGGAACGGAGCCTGTCCGCCCCGGCCAGCGACCCTGGTTTGTCCTGCTAGATCATCCTATTTCTGCTTCGGCTGCTTCACCGCGTGCAGCACGCCGTGGGCACCGTTGAAGCGGCAGAGGAAGCCCTTGCGGTCGAGCATCCTGGCCGGGTCGTACCCCACGGAGGCCAGGGCGCCCACGTAGTCCATGAGCGGCTTGGAGTCCTCCTTGATGGGGCCGTAGCAGCCGCGGCAGGGCATGCGCGTGCTGATGCAGCGCGGCGCCTCGCCCTTGAGGCCCGAGCAGCCCGCCCGGGTGACCGGGCCGAGGCACATGAAGCCCTGCTCGAGCAGGCAGCGCATCTCGGAGACCGGCTTCTCGGGGTCGAACTCCGGGGTCTGCAGCATGCGCTTCAGCTCCCCGCCCTTCTTCCGCTCGCGGATCGTGGGGCAGGTGTCGCAGACGCTGCGCTCGGGCAGCTTCAGGTTCTCGGGCTTGCCGTCGAGCAGCGCCAGGACCGCGGCGGCGATCCAGTCCGGATGCGGAGGGCAGCCGGGCAGCTTGATGTCCACCTTCACGTGGTCGTCGAGCGCCCCGCAGTTCTCGAGCATCGCGGGGATGTGGTAGGTCTCGGTGTCCGGATCGGGTCCGGGCACCGTGGTCGGCGATTCGCGGTACGAGAAGTCGCGGATGGCCTGGTTGCCGTACATGTTGCCGAGCGCCGGGATGCCGCCGTCCGTGGCGCAGGTGCCGAGCGCGACCAGGATGTTGGCCCGCTTGCGGCACATCTCGAGGACCTCGAGATGCTCCTCGTTCTTCACGCCGCCGGAGACGATGGCCACGTCGGCCTCGGGGATCTCCAGCGTCTTCCCTTCGCCGGTCTGGCCGTAGTACTTCTTGTCGATGAGGACCGGGATGTGGACGAACTGCAGCGAAGGCAGCAGGTCGACCAGCACGTCGCCGATGTTCAGGATGGCGATCTCGCAGCCGGAGCAGGAGTTCAGCCATTCCTCGATGATACGCGCCATGTGATTCCTCCCTTCCGGCCTCAGGCGGTGGCCGCCTGAGCCTGTTTGAGCGGGTTGGGTCCCAGGGCGCGCACCTGTTCGGTGAACGCGGTGACGACCTCCGCGAAACGGGGAGCCTCGGCGCTCGACACCCACCCGATCATGAAGCGCTCGGGGTCGATGCCCAGATCCTCGAGGACGAGCTTGGCGCCCTCGGCCCTAGCCAGTGCTTTGTTATTACCTTCCAGGTAATGACACTCGCCGAGGTGTCACCCAAGCACCATCACGCCGTCCGCGCCGTGCTGCAGCGCGTCGACGATCAGGTTCGGATGGACCATTCCCGAGCACATCACCCGGACGGCACGCATGTTGGGCGGATACTTCAGGCGGGAAACGCCCGCCAGGTCGCCACCGGCATATGCGCACCAGTTGCACAGGAAGCCGATGATGACCGGTTCGAACTCAGCCATGTCTCGCTCCTTATATTCCGGCCAGGGCCGCGCGGACCTGGGCCTTGATCTGTTCCATGTCGAAGCCGGCCACGTTCACGCCCTGCTTGGGGCAGGTGGCCATGCACACGCCGCAGCCCTTGCACAGGGCCTTGTCCGTCTGGATGCGGCGATGCTCCTTGCCGTCGTCCGCCTGGTACGCCGCGAGGCTGATGGCGTTGTAGGGGCAGGTGTCCACGCACAGGGCGCAGCCGTCGCAGTTCTCCGTGACGTAGCTCTTGATGGAGTCGAGCGGCATCACGGTGCGCGAGAGCACCACGCCCGCCCTGGCCACGGCCGCCTGGGCCTGGGCCACGGCCTCGTCGATGGGCTTCGGGTAGTGGCAGAGCCCCGCCACGTACAGGCCGTCCACCGAGAGGTCCACGGGGCGGAGCTTCGGGTGCGCCTCGGTCAGGAAGCCGTCCGTGCCGACCGAGCACTTGTAGAGGTCCACGAGCTCGCGGGTCTCGTTGGGCACGATGGCCGAGGCCAGGATCAGCAGATCGGCCTTGAGCTTCACCGGGGCCTGCAGGATGGGATCGAAGGCGGTCACGTAGAGCGAGCCGCCCTCGCTCGTCACCTGGGGCTTGGCCTCGGGCTCGTAGCGGATGTACATGACGCCCTTCTCGCGCGAGCGGGTGTACAGGTCCTCGCGCTCGCCGTAGGTGCGGATGTCGCGGTTGAGGACGAAGACCTTCATGTTCGGGTCCTTGTCCTTGAGCCGGACGGCCGCCTCCACGGAGTGCGAGCAGCACACGCGCGAGCAGTAGGGGCGCGCGGGTTCGCGGGAGCCGACGCACTGGATGAAGACGACGCTCTTCACGCCGTCGAGCTTCTCGGGCTCCTTCTTCATCATGTGCTCGAAGTCCTGGTGCGTGAGCACGCGCGGGTCCTTCCCGTACATGTACTCGGTGGGCTTGGATTCCTTGGCGCCCGTGGCCACCACGGCGGCGCCGTACTTGATGGCCTTCTTCTCGCCGGCCACGTCGATCTCGGAGACGAAGTTGCCCACCGAGCCGACCGCGCTCCTCAGCGTGGCGTTCTTGTAGATCGTGATGTTCGGATGGTTGTCGACCTGGGCGATGAGGTGCTCGATGTGCGGCACGATCTTCTCGCCCTTCCAGGTGTGGTCCAGCGACCAGGCGTTGCCGCCGAGGATGCTCGACTTTTCCAGGAGGTAGGTCTTGTAGCCCTGGTTGGCCAGGCCGAGCGCCGCGGTCATGCCGGAGACGCCGCCGCCGACCACCAGGGCCTGCTGCACCACGTCCACGGAGAGCTTGTCCAGCGGGGCCAGGAGGCGCGCCTTGGCGACGGCCATGCGCACCTGGTCCATGGCCTTCTCGGTGGCCTTCTCCGGGGTGTCCGGGTGGACCCAGGAGTTCTGGTTGCGGATGTTGGCCATCTCCACCAGGTACTGGTTGAGACCGGCCTCGCGCAGCGTGTCCTTGAACAGCGGCTCGTGGGTGCGCGGCGTGCAGGCGGCGATCACGATGCGGTTCAGGCCGTGCTCCTTGATCTTCTCGGCGATCATGACCTGGGTGTCCGTGGAGCAGGTGAACAGGTTGTTCTCCACGAAGACCACGTCAGGCAGGGTCTTGGCGTATTCCGTGACCTTCTTGACGTCGACCACCGAGGCGATGTTGATGCCGCAGGAGCAGACGAAGACGCCGACGCGGGCCGGCTCCTTGCTGATGTCGCGCTCCGCCGGGTAGGTCTTCTCGCGGGTCAGGCTGCCCTTGGCCTCGGCCAGGAGGTCGGCCGCGGCGGCCGCGGCCGAGGAGGCCTCGGTCACGGACTGGGGGATGTCCTTGGGGCCCTGGAAGGCGCCGGAGACGAAGATGCCGGGCCGCGAGGTGCTGACCGGGGCGAAGGAGCTCGTGGCCGCGAAGCGGTACTTGTCGAGCTGGAAGTCGCAGATCTCGGCGAGCTTCCTCGCGTCCTTCGGCGCCTCCAGGCCGATGGAGTGCACGAGCATGTCGTAGTCCTCGTACATCTCCTTGCCGTCTTCCGTGGCGTAGCGCACGCGCACGCCCTTGCCCTCGGGGCCGGGGTAGACGGTGTGGATGCGGGCACGCACGAAGTCGATGCCCTTCTCCTTGGCGTTCTCGTAGTACTTCTCGAACTCCTTCCCGTGCGAGCGGATGTCCATGTAGAAGACCGTCTGGTTCACGTCGCCGGAGGTATGGTCCGCGGTGACCAGGGCCTGCTTGATGGCGTACATGCAGCACACGCTCGAGCAGAAGCCGTTGTCGCACTTGTTGGAGGAACGCGAGCCCACGCACTGCAGCCAGGCGATC
Proteins encoded in this window:
- a CDS encoding 4Fe-4S dicluster domain-containing protein; translation: MRLIARDFENEERFAGRGAVARVDESVCDGCAFCVDICPKSCLKVVAHPHRPGRRTVSVAERACSGCGACQGTCPKEAIAIPGLSTAELRECVRAALRQAFSGVPSGEEPREEP
- a CDS encoding PAS domain-containing sensor histidine kinase, producing MSHDSKIIRPPEPSRPGTRACGRECGAELVSPFTCAQCCDASWPAVLGSSLFGLFRTTVEGRLLCASEGLAAILGYENSDEMLALVKDMARDVYADPEERHEHMARSLASPETISREMRWKRKDGSIVWVRSDKIIVRDEKGAVLYQEGVISDITAHKRAEDQLRASEARFRSLFEGSVDAIYLLDQDGRIREANAVGHTLMGAAPGSLVGRPFTDLCSPAACVRIENVLHSVRGGGRARFRFDMKRPDGTTLRVDAGVSEVPGTPGVIQAVCRDITPLVEAQRRLGDALAELETIFENSQVGVMLVGEEYLIRRANSRLGDIFGYQPDDLEGRDVSLLHPNLECFLAFRDELTRHMVEKGQFQGECEMRRRDGSQVWCQIWGRALDRSNLSRGMIWVVDDITARKAAEELRQEVERIARHDLKSPLGAVISYPAIIAEEGDLTPEQRDDLERIRQAGFRMLEMVNLSLDLFKMEQGTYVLKSEEIDLLAVLERVLWEVNVQASARNVSLGVLVEGRAPEKGERFAALGEDLLCSSMLANLIKNAIEASPRHRKVTVALAAEGSEAVISIHNAGAIAETILPRFAQKYATHGKPNGTGLGAYSARLMAEVQHGSLSFTSSEAEGTTLTVRLPRPA
- a CDS encoding CoB--CoM heterodisulfide reductase iron-sulfur subunit A family protein gives rise to the protein MAAKLGSVLVAGGGIAGIQTALDLAESGYYVYMLEKGPGIGGVMAQLDKTFPTNDCAMUIISPKLVECGRHLNIELMTLSEIAGVAGEAGNYTVKVRKAPRYVDMEKCIACGLCAEKCPKKVPNEFNQGLDNRKAAYIQYGQTVPLKYALDAENCLYLTKGKCRACEKFCPTGAINFEDKEEIVELNVGALILAPGFHPYNPGEIDFWGYDRKHLPDVVTSLEYERLLSASGPCMGHLTRPSDHSEPKKIAWLQCVGSRSSNKCDNGFCSSVCCMYAIKQALVTADHTSGDVNQTVFYMDIRSHGKEFEKYYENAKEKGIDFVRARIHTVYPGPEGKGVRVRYATEDGKEMYEDYDMLVHSIGLEAPKDARKLAEICDFQLDKYRFAATSSFAPVSTSRPGIFVSGAFQGPKDIPQSVTEASSAAAAAADLLAEAKGSLTREKTYPAERDISKEPARVGVFVCSCGINIASVVDVKKVTEYAKTLPDVVFVENNLFTCSTDTQVMIAEKIKEHGLNRIVIAACTPRTHEPLFKDTLREAGLNQYLVEMANIRNQNSWVHPDTPEKATEKAMDQVRMAVAKARLLAPLDKLSVDVVQQALVVGGGVSGMTAALGLANQGYKTYLLEKSSILGGNAWSLDHTWKGEKIVPHIEHLIAQVDNHPNITIYKNATLRSAVGSVGNFVSEIDVAGEKKAIKYGAAVVATGAKESKPTEYMYGKDPRVLTHQDFEHMMKKEPEKLDGVKSVVFIQCVGSREPARPYCSRVCCSHSVEAAVRLKDKDPNMKVFVLNRDIRTYGEREDLYTRSREKGVMYIRYEPEAKPQVTSEGGSLYVTAFDPILQAPVKLKADLLILASAIVPNETRELVDLYKCSVGTDGFLTEAHPKLRPVDLSVDGLYVAGLCHYPKPIDEAVAQAQAAVARAGVVLSRTVMPLDSIKSYVTENCDGCALCVDTCPYNAISLAAYQADDGKEHRRIQTDKALCKGCGVCMATCPKQGVNVAGFDMEQIKAQVRAALAGI
- a CDS encoding hydrogenase maturation protease → MDWSKMFTSRVLVFGCGNILIGDDAAGPKVVEMLEQDPEIPSDVGLLDVGTSIRTLLFDLIHAPTPPKRVIVVDATTQEGKKPGEFWEIDVDEMDPKRVNDFSLHMFPTVNLLKDLKLNTGMEVRIVVVQTGFIPDEIEEGLSPEMEAALPRVAAKVKELCLSA
- a CDS encoding Ni/Fe hydrogenase subunit alpha is translated as MSEVQAAKTLRVAPITRIEGHAGFEIKLDANGNVADARMQVMSLRGFEKFVVGRPVEEVPRIVNRICGICPWQHHLASNKAADACLGAVVPPTGKKLRELCQMLAYIPDKILHFYFLAAPDFVIGPDADYSVRNVVGVVGAVPDLAKQVVHMRYKTQMALEKFAGKVIHPIAAVVGGYSKPMLEDERKELLAVVKEAKDFCMFTIKFARENVFPKYIDAVKMLGVFPSGYIGTVNPKNGALELYDGELRLMNIDGTYDQFTYDKYADYIAEHVEPWTYLKFPYIKKAGGIKLDENDPVGVYRSNCLARINVCDQMATPEAQKELEIFRKEFGRPAHLTLLYHWARLIELVQCCERAEELLNDPEITGREIRAKNIEPRAGEGVGCVEAPRGTLIHHYKTDENGCVKMANLIVGTTHNNAGMNLSIKQAAKAVIKDGKYDQGVLNMIEMAVRAYDPUMSCATHRLDGGMAMEVKIIDADGQVIETMSK
- a CDS encoding iron-sulfur cluster assembly scaffold protein, translated to MISSDSSDSPEDVHEEGLGPDALAARLQAQMDAAHEARFGREVVERFAHPRFLGELPLPDGVGEARRGGRSMSVQLALAGQGGDAGRIAAARFWTNGCGPYMAAGDAACELALGRTPAEAAALSADEVIAVLPGLAREKREYAEAAAGAVRAAAEAILARAGQGVAKAGADPASCRPPKKLLALFERCAWTAKTLGSLPEREDEILYIWREEEAGMAELFFGPAGARTLTERHPSVRRSLYLGPDAKGAWALAVREVEHAGYDVRRVAEESTIVFDGEKVGAYLKRILGNDDGEA
- a CDS encoding NADH ubiquinone dehydrogenase — encoded protein: MARIIEEWLNSCSGCEIAILNIGDVLVDLLPSLQFVHIPVLIDKKYYGQTGEGKTLEIPEADVAIVSGGVKNEEHLEVLEMCRKRANILVALGTCATDGGIPALGNMYGNQAIRDFSYRESPTTVPGPDPDTETYHIPAMLENCGALDDHVKVDIKLPGCPPHPDWIAAAVLALLDGKPENLKLPERSVCDTCPTIRERKKGGELKRMLQTPEFDPEKPVSEMRCLLEQGFMCLGPVTRAGCSGLKGEAPRCISTRMPCRGCYGPIKEDSKPLMDYVGALASVGYDPARMLDRKGFLCRFNGAHGVLHAVKQPKQK
- a CDS encoding hydrogenase iron-sulfur subunit translates to MAEFEPVIIGFLCNWCAYAGGDLAGVSRLKYPPNMRAVRVMCSGMVHPNLIVDALQHGADGVMVLGUHLGECHYLEGNNKALARAEGAKLVLEDLGIDPERFMIGWVSSAEAPRFAEVVTAFTEQVRALGPNPLKQAQAATA